From the Solanum lycopersicum chromosome 10, SLM_r2.1 genome, one window contains:
- the LOC101265182 gene encoding peroxidase 22.3-like, with the protein MASSYSLVFLHVLVIMFSLTSIAFSDLSDDFYDDICPQALPTIKSVVEDAIRQERRMGASLLRLHFHDCFVNGCDASILLDQTDTIDSEKTARANNNSARGFEVIDRIKSEVDRVCGRPVVSCADILAVAARDSVVALHGPTWEVELGRRDSTTASRTTADNDIPTPLMDLPALIDNFKKQGLDEEDLVALSGGHTLGFAQCSTFRNRIYDETNNIDSTFASQRQANCPRSGGDSNLASLDPTPALFDSKYFSNLVSKKGLLHSDQALFSGGETDELVKTYSTNLRTFSNDFAGSMIKMGNIKPLTGNQGQIRVDCRKVN; encoded by the exons atggcTTCAAGTTATAGCTTGGTGTTTCTTCATGTGTTAGTCATTATGTTTTCTCTAACAAGCATTGCTTTTTCGGATTTGTCAGATGATTTCTATGATGATATTTGTCCCCAAGCTTTACCAACCATTAAAAGTGTTGTTGAGGATGCAATAAGGCAAGAGAGGCGAATGGGTGCCTCTTTGCTACGATTACATTTTCATGATTGTTTCGTTAAC GGTTGTGACGCTTCCATTCTTCTTGATCAAACGGATACTATTGACAGTGAAAAAACTGCTCGTGCTAATAACAATTCTGCTAGAGGGTTTGAGGTGATCGATAGAATTAAATCAGAGGTTGATAGAGTTTGTGGACGTCCAGTTGTATCTTGTGCGGACATATTGGCTGTTGCAGCTCGTGACTCCGTAGTTGCA TTACATGGACCAACATGGGAAGTAGAACTAGGAAGAAGGGATTCCACTACAGCAAGTAGAACTACTGCTGACAATGACATTCCAACACCATTGATGGACTTACCTGCACTTATAGACAATTTTAAGAAGCAAGGTTTGGATGAGGAAGACCTGGTGGCTCTCTCCGGTGGCCACACACTAGGGTTTGCTCAGTGTTCCACCTTTAGGAATCGCATCTACGATGAAACTAACAACATTGACTCCACCTTTGCAAGTCAACGTCAAGCAAATTGTCCGCGTAGTGGTGGTGATTCCAATCTTGCTTCCCTTGATCCTACGCCTGCTCTTTTCGACTCCAAATATTTTAGTAACTTGGTGTCCAAGAAAGGGCTTTTACATTCTGATCAAGCACTGTTTAGCGGTGGAGAGACAGATGAGCTTGTTAAAACCTATAGTACAAACCTAAGGACTTTTTCGAATGATTTTGCTGGGTCTATGATTAAGATGGGCAATATCAAGCCATTGACAGGGAATCAAGGCCAGATTCGTGTCGATTGCAGGAAGGTGAACTAA
- the LOC101266573 gene encoding non-specific lipid-transfer protein 2-like — MGGKIACFVVLCMLMAVPYAWGAFSCGQVQAGVVKCLPYLQNRGPVGQCCDVVKGLITSAKTTQDRRTACSCLKSAASIIKGIDMSKAAGLPAICGVKSPFKISLSTDCTKVQ, encoded by the exons atgggtgGAAAAATTGCATGCTTTGTGGTTTTGTGCATGTTGATGGCTGTACCATATGCATGGGGGGCGTTTAGCTGCGGTCAAGTTCAGGCCGGTGTGGTTAAGTGTCTCCCTTATTTGCAGAATCGCGGCCCCGTGGGACAGTGTTGTGATGTTGTTAAAGGTCTCATTACCTCTGCTAAGACAACACAGGATCGTAGGACTGCATGCTCTTGCCTTAAATCAGCTGCTTCTATTATTAAAGGCATTGATATGAGCAAAGCTGCTGGTCTCCCTGCTATTTGTGGTGTCAAAAGTCCCTTCAAGATTAGCCTATCTACTGACTGCACTAA GGTCCAGTGA
- the LOC101267856 gene encoding peroxidase 22.3-like: MASSSSFVFLHVLIIFCVARIAFSDLSDDFYDDICPQALPTIKRVVEDAISQERRMGASLLRLHFHDCFVNGCDASILLDQTSTIDSEKTARANNNSARGFEVIDRIKSEVDKVCGRSVVSCADILAVAARDSVVALHGPTWEVELGRRDSTTASRTTANNDIPTPLMDLPALIDNFKKQGLDEEDLVALSGGHTLGFAQCFTFRNRIYNETNNIDSTFASQRQANCPRSGGDSNLASLDPTSALFDSKYFSNLVSKKGLLHSDQALFSGGETDELVKTYSTDLRTFSKDFAKSMIKMGNIKPLTGNEGQIRIDCRRVN; the protein is encoded by the exons atggctTCAAGTTCTAGCTTTGTGTTTCTTCATGTGTTAATCATATTTTGTGTAGCACGCATAGCTTTTTCGGATTTGTCAGATGATTTCTATGATGATATTTGTCCCCAAGCTTTACCAACCATTAAACGGGTTGTTGAGGATGCAATCAGCCAAGAGAGGCGAATGGGTGCCTCTTTGCTACGATTACATTTTCATGATTGTTTCGTTAAT GGTTGTGACGCTTCCATTCTTCTTGATCAAACATCTACTATTGACAGTGAAAAGACCGCTCGTGCTAATAACAATTCAGCAAGAGGATTTGAGGTGATCGATAGAATTAAGTCAGAAGTTGATAAAGTTTGTGGACGTTCAGTTGTATCTTGTGCGGACATCTTGGCTGTTGCAGCTCGTGACTCCGTTGTTGCT TTACATGGACCAACATGGGAAGTGGAACTAGGAAGAAGGGATTCGACTACAGCAAGTAGAACCACTGCCAATAATGACATTCCAACACCGTTGATGGACTTACCTGCACTTATCGACAACTTTAAGAAGCAAGGTTTGGATGAGGAAGACCTGGTGGCTCTCTCCGGTGGCCACACACTAGGGTTTGCTCAGTGTTTCACCTTCAGGAATCGCATCTATAATGAGACTAACAACATCGACTCTACCTTTGCAAGTCAACGTCAAGCAAATTGTCCGCGAAGTGGTGGTGATTCCAATCTTGCTTCCCTAGATCCTACATCTGCTCTTTTTGACTCGAAATATTTTAGTAACTTGGTGTCCAAGAAAGGGCTTTTGCATTCTGATCAAGCACTGTTTAGCGGAGGAGAGACTGATGAGCTTGTTAAAACCTACAGTACTGACTTAAGGACTTTTTCGAAAGATTTTGCTAAGTCTATGATTAAGATGGGTAATATCAAGCCACTCACTGGAAATGAAGGCCAAATTCGTATCGATTGCAGGAGGGTGAACTAA